Below is a genomic region from Equus caballus isolate H_3958 breed thoroughbred chromosome X, TB-T2T, whole genome shotgun sequence.
GAGATGCATTTTTgttgagaaaagaataattttgtccCAGAATAAAGCTGGTTatttctgaataataataatgataaaagaacaAGGGATAAActaaaatgcacataaaaatgttatagaaggtttataaaaaaaaatagttggaAAGGGATTTTATGTGTGGCCAGGgctggctaagattggaatgaatttaattgagtaaataagttttaatatcaaaagtaaactagtctaaaattaaaattagattttctgtcccttttagaaagagagaggggctggccgtgtggccgagtggttaagttcgcgtgccccgctgcaggcggcccagggtttcgttggttcgaatcctgagctgggcgcggacatggcactgctcatcaaaccatgctgaggcggcgtcccacatgccacaactagaaggatccacaacaaagaatatacaactatgtaccggggggctttggggagaaaaaggaaaaaaagataaaatcttaaaaaaacaaatttcagccatgaatcaggtacaatacaaaactcactaatttataaataattatgtcTCTAGCAGATGGAACAAGTTAAGATTACCTGCTTAAacgtcttttgtttctttgtctttttgttttttgtgaggaagactggccccgagctaacatctgttgtcaatcttcttcttttggcttgaggaagattgtctctgagctaacattctgtgccaatctccctctttttatgtgggatctcgccacagcttggcttgacgagcggtgctatgtctgcacccaggatccaaacctgagaacccggggctgctgaagcggagcacgcgaacttaaccactttgccactgggccggccccaagttttttatctttaaatatttgtggggaagacttttaagatttatatttGCCTTAGACAAGGAGGGTGTGAGTTAGATTTGCAGCAAAAGAGCCTCTCTGGTAGCctgcatttaaaacaaaacattttccctcggtttttttccttaaaccttAGGCTTCATTGATTGAGCTAGCCAGGTTTAGTCTCAGGCAACCGTGGGCTGTTATCTTTTGGggtgtttacattttaaagacgtggtaaaatttacaactttaatggacagagagaaaaaaaggcgagtttccctttttttcaaaGGAGTTTCAGGGTaattgccatttaaaattttccttcagtcttaggaactGGGGATGGTctaaagagttctgggagaggtTATAAGCCTTTTGAGGCAAATAGGGAAGGTTTTGGGATTGGTGAAAGGGAATGGGTTGAATCTGACCTGCCTGTAGAGATGCACTTTCAGCTTTGCAAGGACTTGTAAGGTAAGGACAGTGGGCTCTCAGTTCCTCAGAAACTGGGctgtaacttaaatgacatcataGGTTGATCTACCGGTCCGGTTACATTATTCCTAGTTTGCTTCTTtcctctgggtacatagttttattCTAATTGAGCAAAGAAGGCCTATAAGaaattcctatcaggctctgaacATCAGGGTTTAGTTTGGCCAATTTTTGACCACACAGCTgctaaaaaaatccttttaaatatcttgttgGGTTTTTAAGTGAGACAAACAGTAAATGTTTCTGCCAGTATTAAACAACTCTACGGACCCAAGAGGCGTCCTCAGAGGTTACTACCTTCCCAAGATCCAGAGTCATTCCCAAAGAGagccaaaagaaagaactgaCAGCCTGCATGCACGTCCCAGCCCTAACtctgggagcccacctgcatcgtGGTCTCCTGCAATGAGACCCAACTGTTCAACTGAACCGATCTATTTTGAAGACTAAAAGTTTAATTCCGTGAAATAATGGAACAATCTACCAACTCGATTTTTAATATGGGAAACTTCCAGGgaagtttcagaggagggaactgttggggcccagggcaggccacctcACCCCgaaatatcccacaatagcatattggttattttgaattcaagttacttgagaagcaacaagggcattctgaccctcctgtctctgttcccccctgaaagcaggaaatccaTCTCCCCTGTGAAGggtgctctccctgcatcctgaTCCCGGGAGCCTGCAGAgacaaaccttgctaatttactcCCTCAAGCCTCAACTCTGCTTCAATGCGTCACGAATTACCTACCTCAAATCTGAGTTTCTTTGTcgtgtcattcctcacaaatttattgtttctttgtgtaaaagatatacaTGCTGCCTGCCACGTGCACTCTCTGAGCACcatttctctatgatctccaaAACGTGctattaaactgggtttttctcctgttaatctggtcttgtgtcaattttattgttAGTCCAGCCATAGAACACAAGGGTCGAAAGGTGATTTTCCCCGACCCTGGCACGTTTCGCTGTAGAATTAGCTGGAACCAGGGTTCTCTCAAGGATGGTGGAGGGGACAAAACACACTTGAAGGCGTGATCTCAGCTCTGAGCTGAGGAGGAAGCTATAATGTGCTCTCTACTtgtggggggtggaggagggcaaGGGGGCGGGAGAAGAGCCTTGCTCTGGCCTTGAGGGAGTCTCCCCCTGCGTCGCCTTGGAAGAAGCAGGACCCTCCTGCTAGAatggtttctttctgtttttttcatgttttctttttttcggCTGTACATCATATTGCGAGTTCTGTGTACattccatcatgttcaccacccgaacactaattatagtttTCTATCCCCGTGTCCCCTCCACAAAAGGGAAGGTGGCGAACAGAACTTGGAGAGCACCAGGTGAAGGCCTGGCTCCcacttctccctaaagccccggGAGGAGCCTCTTAGGAAGCTTCCCGTAGAGTCCTCCGTTGTGCCTGAGCTCCTCAGCGAGAATGGGGCTCAGGCCTGCCTTGAAACGCACTGTTCTCTCATCAGGGACTCATGCCACTCCATCTGACACATCTGTATGGTCCCAACGGGGCAGGGTCGGGGGACGATGGGGTGttgggggagagggtggcagagaaGAGGTGGGTCTGTGTGAGCCTGCCACGGGCACTTGGGAAACTTCTGAGATGTGCGTGGCCTGCCGATGGTGACTCAGAGATACTCCTGCATGACAGGAAGCCTCCTTGGCCGTCGGTCTGAACGGCATCTTCTTCGCAATTTCCATCAAACTCACTAACCCCATGTAACACACAAGACAAATTTGCAGAGAATTCACAACTTTATTGAAAATACAAACACGTGCCCTACAAGAGAGGGTCAATGACTGTGtacttttatttaacacatttaGCAGGCATTTGGTGAACTGCTCTTGATGGTGAGGGATGCAGAATTTGAACTTGGctcaaaagaactttgaaaaaactGTCACAGAGACCATTCTTTAGAAAATGTGGGCTACAAAAGGCCCCCTGATGGTAAGGGAGCAGGCCATGCCACAcgacagcagccacagggaaggaAAGGTGGAAGAAGCTAGGGCGGAGGCGGCAAGAACACAGGAGGAAAGGGAGACCCGGGCGGCAGAGGCAGCCCCGGCGGCAGCGGCTGCAAAAGCATCCGCATGCAATCCGGAGTCCGAATCAGGATGGTACTTCTGGGTCTGCCCGAGCCAATGACGACGGGGGGgcccaggaccacggggggcatGACTCTGAACATCAACGCCCTCTGCCATCTCCTCCACTTGGCCCTCCTATTCTTAAACCAAACCttcaaacagagggaaaaagggaTTGGTTTAGTACGTTGAGCGTTTAATGTCATGAAAAAACACAGCAGGCAACTCTCTATGCCCTTAAGATTTTAAACTGCGTCAGGAGAAGCTGTTTCCTTCTTGCGAAAATATCTTAGGAAAGTTGCCACCATGGCCCCCCGCCCCAGCTCGCCGTCGGTGAGCACTGGCCGCGTGTCAGGCTCCGGCTTGGCAGATTGCTGtgtctctcctcccacctttaATGTTATTTTCCCCACTCTCCGACGCAGGTGTGGCTGAGGAATTGCACTGTGTCCCTGCTGTGATTGCTCTGCTTGGTACGTCTGTGTCCTGACAGCTGCCCCTCAGCTGTCCAGCTGCCACTAACCCCGCCTCACTAGGCAAGTGTCACAGTGGCCTTGGGGAAGCACAGTATGGTAGGAAGTGGGTGTCTCTTAAAGTCACCCTGAGGGGAACAGCCTCCATGTTGAAAAGCCCATCTTCAGTGTACAGGAAATAATCAAAGGGGGTGTGTGGGATTTTTAAACCAAAGCTTTCCTTCAGGGATGACTAAAGGGCCATTCATCCTCTGCCACCTCTTGGTAGTTAAAAAGATGGCATTGCGAGCGAGGCTCGGTCAGAGGGGGCCCAGGGAGTTTGTGGCCGGGCTTGCTGGGACACGAGGATAGCTGAAGCCATGGACACTGCTTTAACTTTTTAGACTTTAGGGGAAATGAATGCTTAGACTCACTAAATTCGGGCCGACTTTACTAAAGTCCCAAATTTACCGAGTTGACTAACTCTCTTAAAATCCTTGCCCAGGCAAGAGTTTGGAGGGAAAGAGGCATACCGCTGTCACCGTTGTCAATTCTGCGAGCTCCGACCTGGCCCACCCTCCAAACCTTCCTGGGCTCGGGACCAGGTCAGCCCACTGCTCCAGGACCCTGGGAGGGGGCCGCTGATGCCCGGCATGCCACTCAACCTAGGCCGCGCCGCTCACCCAGGaggtccccttctcctcccttatGCTTAAGGCAAGAAGATGGAACCAGCGGTTGGGGAAGAGAGTCGACAACCGTGTGGGTGAGGGGGTCACAAAATATccaaacaactaaaaataaaactgcccttTAGACTACATTGTCCCCTCAGCATCCTAGTCAGCTCAATCACGTCGTGTTGACTATTTTGGGACAGTCCCAGTCTgcatcctcctctctctgcctgttgCCTTATTTTCACTCTCCCACCGTAGTGTTTGGGTCCTTCTGTGTGAATATGTAGTCTAAAAAGCCACTGTGATAGGGCTCACTTTGAGGGATCCAAGCATACCAGCGGTCAAACCTGCATAAACACAACCAAAATGCAAATCGGGCTCACTGAGGTAAAGGCTGCTACTAGCTGCATATTTAAAATACCGGTTTCCTAGAACGACTCTTACTGTTAATTGCAGACTAAGGGGGAACCTCCCTTAGCATTTTCTtcagacaaatgctgcatgatctcacttttatgtgGGATCTAACAACAAAACACCAAACTTGCAGAAAAAGACCAGATTTCTGCttaccagaggcaggggctgggggggtgggaaTTGGacgaaagtggtcaaaaggtacaaacctccagtgAGCAGATAAATGAGTACTGGGGCTGTGATGCACGACGTGACGAGCACTGTTAGTTACCACCGCTCTACCACGGTTACCACTGCTCTACGGTATCtctgaaagttgctgagagtaaatcctaagagttctcaccacaaggagaaaaacaattttttcttttttggtttgtaaCTATGTGAGCGATGATGGAGGTTAATCAAACTGACTGTGGGGATCACTTCACAATATGGGGGAGTCAAAGTACCGTGCTGGACGCCTCAAACCTAGACGGTGCTGCTTACCCGTCAGGGCTCAGTGAAACCAGGGGAAAACGTCTTTGGGAAATTCATGCTGTAGAGTTTGGAAACAGGTGAGAacatcctctctctttccttagtTGTTTCTTGTGGCTCCTCGTCCCTGCAGAACCCCACTGAGGGAGCACTGCGCAAACCCATGCAGGGAGGAAGTCCACGCACGAAAactgaagtttttcttttcctctgagctTGCTCTGCCTGCTTGCGAAAGCAGAGGCCTggtcctcccggccccggccagACCCGACTGAGAGCCCAGCCCTCGGCCTCAGGACGCCAGCGCTCAGCGGCCTGCTTTGTTGGGCTGCTTCTCAGACACCCCGTCACTAGGTCTGCGGCCCGTTTCCGTCACTGCCCTCACACACGGTCTCTGCAGCAAAGCTAATAAACCcagcctgatttttcttttcctctctttctgtcttttctccttcttctttttttcacttccaAATTATCCTTTGACACAACTTAGACTTTCCTACGATCTCAAAACATCACCTCTTGATCCATTGACCCATAAATTAGTCATCACTGACTGagcaaagaaaaagcatttcaaattCCCACAGGTGAGCATCCAGCCTGAACTAAGAGCcatcccccgcctccccccccccccaccaagttCCACACAACCCACCGCTTCACGACAGCGCCACCGGAAGGAAGGACACACCTCTTAGGTGTTAGACATTCCTCCAGAGAATATTCACCAATGCACTTGGAGTCTCAAAAATTTGAATGTGTGTGACGTCCCCAAGGCATACGTTCGACTCTCTAATTCGTGCCTGGCGCTTGCACCTTGCTTCCACCTTTCTTAGGTCGGTGGAACTTTGAAATTGTTGTACTTTCCTTTGTTTCATCTTTTGGACATAGTTACAAGGTTGCAACACCCCCTCCCGTCCCCGCCACCATGCACAACCTACTATGTTAGCAGTGTTTGCAGGCTCACATATCAAAGAATTGCAGAAGATTAAAATTTAGGGCCGCCATTCTCTACACCACTCTGCCAAACACTTCAAAACAACGGCAGGAGGACCAGGCGCTTGGACTCATGCTATACCCTCCCCACCGGTCTCGGCCGAACCAAACACACATCAGCTGCTCCTCTGCTGTGTTCTATGTGTGAATTACGCCCCCTCTTCAATGCCTAGATACTTATAAATTCACTCCTTACATAAAGAGCTTATGCTTGGTTTTAAGTAATTTAGTATAATGGAACTTCTTGGTGCATTCATCTGAGCAATTTCCACTTCAGACTTAACCCCAATGTGACTCCACACACAAGTGTTACCTAAAGGATACCCGTGTCAAAAGGAGTTGAGCTATACATACACATCTACCTTTGTATATAAGGAACAGTGTACTaatgatcattttttttctcctttaggaaATCATGTTCCTTCTGGTGACGGGCAGTTTCCAAAAGCTGCTGTTTACTTACCCCGTTTTCCACCCACCAGGACCCCAAAGTTCAAAACTCATTTCCCAAACACGGAAGAGgcaacaaaaacacacaaacgTGAGACCGTGTAGGACAGAAGCAGGTTTTAGAAGGGCTGCCCTGCCGAGCTGCTTTGTTCAGGTTTACTCACCTGCACCCTGGCTTCAGTCACACCCATGCGTCTAGCAAGCTCCTGTCTGAGGGGGAAAAATCGCAAGTGTTCAGTATTTGGAGCTGTGCGTTAAATTAAATCTAGCGTGATAGTGCATTCttatttgaaactttttctttCAGGGAAATGTCAGCCATTTGCTTTACGAACCCACTTCTGCAGTAGGAAAACTCACACCACCTCAGGACTGACAGTGAACTGACGTTGACAAAGCACTGAAGGAGAGCCAAGTATCACGGGTGAAGGAGGCACGGTTCCCAAGGACACATGAAGTTCTAGTTCACCGAGTGTTACcgacttcaaaatgaaaaagaatatctgACTGAGCAAATTTCCCTACCAACTTTCAACCATTGCTCTCACTCGTGTTGTGCATTAAATTAGAACCTTAAAATAGCctgctatctatctatctatctatctatctgtctatctgtctattaTCTATTATCTGCCTATGAGTGATGAACAGGCTGGAGTCCATTCCTAGACGATGCTTAAGGATGGCACAAACTCTCTGCTGTTCATTCTTCGgttgcacttatttttttttttttttaagattttattttttccttttcctccccaacgccccccggtacatagttgtgtattcttcgttgtgggtccttctagttgtggcatgtgggacgctgcctcagcgtggtctgatgggcagtgccatgtccgcgcccaggattcgaaccgacgaaacactgggccgcctgcagcggagcgcgcgaacctaaccactcggccacggggccagcccccggttgcacttatttttaaactttttaaaatcaccaACTCCCCACCACACTCGGCTACACTATTCCCTAGTATGTAAGATGAGGCTTGCTTTACGGACAGTTTTCTCTCAAGAACAGGATTTACGGGGATGCAGAAAAATCGCTAATCAAGATCAATCACTTTCAAACGCAGCGTTTAAAACTATGAAAATCAAGGCAAAAACAATCCGTGAACAACAGATGATCCAAACGTTAAACGAAGGCACGATCCAGTCCGGCGTTTGCTTCACCCTGCCTCACGCTGCTCACTTTTCTCCCTGGCCTGGTCCCGACCGAACGTTTTCTATCTTAAAGGCGGCAGCCAAAGTTTCCTGCCTCGATTTATTGAAATCCTGAATGAAAACATTTACCTTGACTCCCAAGAGGCACAGCCCTCACCCCAACCCTAGAACCcaagggcaggggcgggggccctggcagcctggagtcccccaggtggctcttcgtgagggaggggaggagagggaccTGTGAGAGAGCCGAAGGCCGCCCTGGACCAGCCCCACATGCTGCCTGGAAACGACGCGAAGCAGAGCAATCGGCTTACCGCAACCACAATTCGGGATACGGAGTGTGGCGGAAAACGCCCTCCAGCTCCCGCAGCTGCACCGGGGTGAACGTGGCGCGGCGGCCCGCCTGCCGCCTGGCTCCAGGCTGCGGACATTCGACGGCGGCCTGCGGGGGCTGCTCCTCCGGCCCCTGCTCTCCCGCTTCTCGGCCGCCATCGCCGCCGGCCTCGCGGTTCGCGGGAGCTCCAGCGCCAACGGCGCCGTcgtccttttcttctccttctcctgctccgtctcctgcctctttcccttgtgcggctgctgctgctgcttcctgctcAGGTTCGGCCTGtatcccttcttcctcttctcctccgtCTGCGCTAAGCGAGATCTCCACACGTTTCGCTTCTGCAAAGGAGGAATCCCAAAGAGAAAGATCAGGGCGTTGGAGCCCAGGCTGTGGGAAGAAGGGGGTGAGGGGCTGCATCGGAGGGGTGTCCTGTCCGCTCGCCTCTCCCAGGGCACGCTCCTTGCTTGGAGTTGGCCGAAGGGCCTGTCCCGACCACCACTCACCATGCCCTTCTTCCCGGTCCTCGTCGTCTCCCTCGTCGCTGCACTGCTGTGGAGGCTCCAGGTCCCGAGTGCTGTCCAAGAGGCCGTGTGCTTCTGGGGATTCTGCTCTGGGATCCATGGCTCAAGGCTGGAGTGGCGGCCCGCGACCCGGCTCCTTCAAGGCTCTTCGGGCGTCTAGTCAGGTCAGAGCGTCTAGGCAGGTTAGAGCAGCTAGTCGGACTAGAGCGTGTCTGAGTAGGCGCCGTGTGTGGGCTCACCGCCAGTTGCTGGCGATTGGGCGGGCTGAGGTGCCCATACGGCAGGGGCGTGGCCATCAAATGGGAGGGTGTGCCTGCAAGGAGGGCGCATGCGCCAGGACAGAACTTGGGACTCCGGGTTGCCCTTTGCCCGACTACGCCCGACCTCCTGGGTTGTCTTTCCAGAGGAAGACGGGGTTGCGTTGGATCGTTCCAGCCGATTTGTGCAGGGGAAGCGAGAGAACCCACGCTAGCTCCGTAGACGTTGGAGAGATGTTTGGAGAATCTCTCTTGGCCCAGCCCTCCATATCCAGCATCCAGTCGTAGGCAGGGAATAGTAAACTAGTATGATTGGCCAGGAGGTTGCCTGCTCTGAGTTTTTGCAATGAGGCTGAAGTCAGAGTTCGCCATACTCCCCGGGACTCCAGGAACAGGAGCTTGGCCTTGGGTCTGGTCCGACAGGGGGAAATTCCCCCTTCTACCCCTCTTGACTAAGAATAAAATTGACAcgagaccagattaacaggagaaaagccaaTTTGATAGGTCCACATTGGAGATCATACGAACGACGCTCTCCAAGATGGGCAAAGCAGGCTGCTTGTTACATCTTTTGACACAGAGAAACAATCTGTGCGAAAATGTCAGGACCGAGAAGCTTAGGTTTGGGGTGTGTAATTAgagaggaatttaagcagagtttaggcttgaggtagcAAATTAGTCGAAGTAACGGATTTTGTGTCTGCCGGCTTCCTGGCCCCGAATTCCCTAGCTCTGGCGATCAGGCTGTCTCCGTCGCCTGGTGGCGGGAGGGTACCTTCCACATGGgacatttatttcctgctttccgcggaaacagaaagaggagggggaaagCCCCTTTTTGCATTGGCCGCTTCTCGAAGCTTCTTACCTTTAATTCAAAATCATCCATAGGCCCTTGTGGGATACTTTGGGGTGCCCTGCGCGGGGCCCCCACGCTAACCTGAGTTGCTTATTCTCCCCtagtcttagttttcttatctgccaAATGGAGACAACAGTAGAAGCTAACACACGCGGTTGCGAGAAGATTAATAGAGAcgatttaaaaaaactttatgaaTGACCGTACCCTGTTGCCTCCCATTTCCTACTTCCATCTTTTTCCTGGTTATTTTTCATGAGGGCCCGTGAGAGGAGATCGAGATGCTTATCATCTGAGTGTGGGCaccgaggagaggagaggatgtcTTCTTGTGAAAATGGCGTCCCTACCGTGTCTTTTTGGAGATGTACATGCTTCACGCAAGAAGCCCATGTCGGCTGCTGCGTATGCAGGGCAGCCGTGTGGGGAGGGCTGAGAAGGCCCAGCTGGCCATGGCGCCGTCGGTTCTCACCATCTGGGGAGGCGGATTGGCCCACCCAGGAGCAGGAGGCCCCACAGCTTGGAGGCAGGcagcccagccccaccacttACTTGCTCTGTGACCCCGGGGGAGTTagctgacctctctgtgcctcaggtgccgcatgtgtaaaatggggatcgtGACCGTACCTCCTCTGTGGTGTTGTGAAATTTGCATGAAGTAATACAAGGAAGGCCCATGGTGAAGGCTCAGACATCTTGAGCTGATGCCGGAGTTAAGGGGTCAAGACCGAGTGGGGTCAGTCCGCACGTGAGCCCACACTGTGACTGAAGGTGCCAGACATGGAGCGTAGCCCCTGCTCCCGAGTGGATATGAGAGTCTGTGGAGCGGCACATCGCTGTGCTTGCTCATGCTGGCGACATCATGTGGGAGCTCACCGCGCACCAGGGCCTGGCTAATCGGTGTGTTCCAGCCCTCCCCTGAGGAGGGGACCATCACCGTCTTTAGTTCCTGAccgaggaaatggaggctcagagacgttCACTGACTcccccaaggttacacagctcgGCGGAAGTGCGCCAGGATTCAAACCTTGCAAGACACTTTGTTCTCAGCACCCCGTGCTAGAAGCAGGTTTGGCTTTTGTGGGGAAGAGGGTGTCCTTTGCACCTCACAGGATGGGTCAGGCATTGGCAGATGCTGAGCTGTGCAGGGAATCCCGGTTACAAGAAGTGGCGTGAGCTGCCCGAGGAGGAACCAAGTGCAAGCTTGTCTCAGGGAACCCCCACACGGCCAGAGTGGCCAGCAGAGTGAGTGCATGTAACACGTGACTTTgagggggagctggagggagagccTGAAGACAACACTGGTGTGGGTGAGAACTAGTTTGAAAGGTGGGTTGGGGCCAAAGTTATGGGAGGAGTTCGAATGCCTGGATTTGGGCGTGGGTCACTGTAAGTGTTTTGGTCAGCGGCAGTGACTTGGTGAGAGCAGTGTCTTAGGATGCGGGGTAGAGGGGGAGAGTCTAGGGTGCTACCTGGCTCCATTCATTGCAGTGACTGGGGTGGGGCACATTGTCTGGACGTGGGGCTCCTGATTTGGAGGCCATGGTTGGCCACCAGGGAGATCGTGAGTCTCTCGGAACTCGAATGTAAAATCTGTCCGTACTGTGACTTTAAGCGTGTGCGCGCCTTCCCTCAGATTCTCAAGGGGGTGCGTGATGGCACTGACCATCCCCCTGCCAAAATACCGAAGCCCAGGGGTTTGAGTAAAGAAGCCAGGTTGGGAGTTGGAACACCTGAAGTGGGATTCAGCGCACAGCATTGCTCTTCTTGTTTCCTCCTCATAGCGAGAACTTCGGCCCCATGTTCTTGTCACGTGACACTGAGCAAGCCTCATcgtctctctgagcttcagtgtcccAACGATAAAATAGGGTGACTGTTATTACTACTACTAATGGCTAAAGATAACCGTCTCACggaatactttttctttctctgtttttctgtctctctctgcctggctcatttcactcagcataacgtccTCGAGATTcgcccatgttgttgcaaatggcagcattttctcttttctcacggctgaataatatcccattgtaaaTATCCATacgtacatatacatatgtatgtataccccacatcttctttatccattcatccatcaatggacacgtgggttgtttccatgtcttgctaTTCCCGGAATTCTTGTGAAGCTAGAATGAAGTATGGAAAGCTACATTGCTAATTTTACCAGTAAAAATATAGGgggtgatttttattattgtcaaTTGTGTTAAGggttttgactttttatttatttgtttatttattttttaaagatcggcacct
It encodes:
- the LOC138921887 gene encoding rhox homeobox family member 2-like isoform X2, which encodes MDPRAESPEAHGLLDSTRDLEPPQQCSDEGDDEDREEGHEAKRVEISLSADGGEEEEGIQAEPEQEAAAAAAQGKEAGDGAGEGEEKDDGAVGAGAPANREAGGDGGREAGEQGPEEQPPQAAVECPQPGARRQAGRRATFTPVQLRELEGVFRHTPYPELWLRQELARRMASSTFPSLWLLSCGMACSLTIRGPFVAHIF
- the LOC138921887 gene encoding rhox homeobox family member 1-like isoform X1 translates to MDPRAESPEAHGLLDSTRDLEPPQQCSDEGDDEDREEGHEAKRVEISLSADGGEEEEGIQAEPEQEAAAAAAQGKEAGDGAGEGEEKDDGAVGAGAPANREAGGDGGREAGEQGPEEQPPQAAVECPQPGARRQAGRRATFTPVQLRELEGVFRHTPYPELWLRQELARRMGVTEARVQVWFKNRRAKWRRWQRALMFRVMPPVVLGPPVVIGSGRPRSTILIRTPDCMRMLLQPLPPGLPLPPGSPFPPVFLPPPP